A single region of the Gossypium arboreum isolate Shixiya-1 chromosome 12, ASM2569848v2, whole genome shotgun sequence genome encodes:
- the LOC108477078 gene encoding probable carotenoid cleavage dioxygenase 4, chloroplastic, which translates to MDAFSSSFLSTLPPSTKLRSPVITTTLRSTSPSPYYAPLPYISSVRIEEKPPTSTTTTKTSHQPPPQSPKAWPPPAPSYASPSVGAKKRVEPRLSTMIFNTFDDIINNFIDPPLRPSVDPKHVLSHNFAPVDELPPTPCEVIQGSLPPCLDGAYIRNGPNPQFLPRGPYHLFDGDGMLHSIRISKGKATLCSRYVKTYKYSIENQMGSPVFPNVFSGFNGLTAAATRGALSAVRILSGEFNPANGIGLANTSLALFGNRLYALGESDLPYSIRLTSTGDIQTLGRIDFNGKLFMSMTAHPKIDDDTGEAFAFRYGPVPPYLTYFHFDANGNKQPDVPIFSMTRPSFLHDFAITKKYAIFADIQIGMNPMDMIIGGGSPVGTDPAKVPRIGIIPRYAKDESEIRWFDVPGFNLIHAINAWDEDDGNAIVLLAPNILSVEHTLERMDLVHALVEKVRIDLRTGLGTRHPISARNLDFAVLNPAYVAKKNKYVYAAVGDPMPKIAGVVKLDVSKGERQECSRMYGPGCFGGEPFFVAKEPQNPEADEDDGYVVSYVHNENTGESRFLVMDAQSHNLDIVAAVKLPRRVPYGFHGLFVRESDLNKL; encoded by the coding sequence ATGGATgccttttcttcctcctttctCTCCACCCTACCACCTTCAACAAAACTCCGTTCTCCCGTCATCACCACCACTCTCAGATCCACTTCCCCATCACCTTATTATGCTCCTCTCCCCTACATTTCCTCTGTCAGAATTGAAGAGAAACCTCCAACCTCCACAACCACCACCAAAACATCACATCAACCACCACCCCAATCTCCTAAAGCTTGGCCTCCACCAGCGCCATCCTATGCGTCTCCATCAGTTGGAGCCAAGAAAAGAGTAGAACCAAGGCTGTCCACCATGATCTTCAATACATTTGACGACATTATAAACAACTTCATAGACCCTCCACTCAGGCCATCCGTCGACCCCAAGCACGTCCTGTCCCACAACTTCGCTCCTGTTGATGAGCTTCCTCCTACACCCTGTGAAGTTATACAAGGATCCCTCCCGCCTTGCCTTGACGGTGCATACATCCGTAATGGCCCCAACCCTCAGTTCCTCCCTCGTGGACCTTACCACCTGTTCGATGGTGATGGTATGCTTCACTCCATTCGAATCTCCAAGGGCAAGGCCACCTTGTGTAGCAGATATGTAAAGACGTACAAGTACTCCATTGAAAACCAAATGGGTTCTCCCGTTTTCCCCAATGTTTTCTCCGGCTTTAACGGCCTAACCGCCGCTGCCACTCGCGGTGCTCTCTCCGCTGTCAGAATTCTATCCGGTGAGTTCAATCCTGCAAACGGTATTGGTCTTGCAAACACTAGTTTGGCCTTGTTTGGGAACCGTCTCTACGCGCTTGGTGAGTCAGATCTACCTTACTCCATACGCTTAACATCCACAGGGGATATACAAACATTGGGTCGCATTGATTTTAATGGAAAGTTGTTCATGAGCATGACTGCTCACCCTAAGATAGACGATGACACCGGCGAGGCCTTTGCTTTCCGATATGGGCCTGTGCCTCCATATCTAACTTATTTTCACTTTGATGCTAATGGAAATAAGCAACCAGATGTGCCTATATTCTCTATGACCCGCCCATCTTTTCTTCATGACTTTGCAATTACAAAGAAGTACGCTATATTTGCGGATATACAAATAGGGATGAACCCCATGGACATGATCATTGGAGGTGGATCTCCGGTGGGAACGGACCCAGCTAAGGTACCTAGAATCGGAATCATCCCTCGATATGCAAAAGACGAGTCGGAAATCAGGTGGTTTGATGTGCCTGGTTTCAACCTCATACATGCCATCAATGCATGGGATGAAGATGATGGCAACGCCATAGTCTTGCTGGCACCCAACATTCTATCAGTAGAGCACACCCTGGAGAGAATGGACCTGGTCCATGCTTTAGTGGAGAAGGTTAGAATCGACTTAAGAACAGGGCTAGGAACAAGGCACCCCATTTCAGCAAGAAATCTGGATTTCGCAGTATTAAATCCAGCTTATGTTGCAAAGAAGAACAAATATGTGTACGCGGCGGTTGGGGACCCAATGCCAAAAATAGCAGGAGTGGTGAAACTGGATGTGTCTAAGGGAGAGCGGCAGGAGTGTAGTAGAATGTATGGGCCGGGCTGCTTTGGTGGGGAGCCATTCTTTGTTGCCAAGGAGCCACAAAATCCTGAGGCAGACGAGGATGATGGATATGTGGTTTCGTATGTCCACAATGAAAACACAGGAGAGTCAAGGTTCTTGGTGATGGACGCACAATCACACAATCTTGACATTGTGGCAGCCGTGAAGCTGCCCCGTAGGGTTCCCTACGGTTTTCATGGACTATTTGTGAGGGAAAGTGACCTAAATAAGCTGTAG